A genomic segment from Triticum dicoccoides isolate Atlit2015 ecotype Zavitan chromosome 1A, WEW_v2.0, whole genome shotgun sequence encodes:
- the LOC119279213 gene encoding uncharacterized protein LOC119279213 produces the protein MSSAPAPPPPPPQPSPPADEGRPREATEVDDRVASHVDPFLVEALDNPRHRLMILRMELDIQKFMQNHHLHEFEFQHFPTSYLRCAAHRVAQHYGLETTVADSLVDGSNSRIVARKTPESKYPAIALSEVPVKQARNDIEAAEKLKFVICQRPKASQNGAYGAGTNNGAAKTVEERIDDYNKARARIFNGSIPADVVGPSDFGALSVARNEPVNIEPSVDENKGCTFNSRSRVAVFKDTEKDRSDPDYDRNYKRYVRPPVPDYGVSPGAFNFAVPQFVQYGVGYMQSPSMPRNQPSVYFGQPDLSMGSSGTAVYPQWPTPAMMYPHCYDNLGHVISQVPVYQSFNHG, from the exons ATGAGCTCCgcccccgccccgccgccgccgccgccgcagccctcgCCCCCCGCCGACGAGGGGCGGCCGAGGGAGGCCACGGAGGTGGACGACCGGGTGGCCTCCCACGTCGACCCGTTCCTCGTGGAGGCGCTCGACAACCCCCGCCACCGCCTCATGA TTTTGCGGATGGAATTGGATATACAGAAATTTATGCAGAATCATCACCTGCATGAATTTGAATTCCAGCATTTTCCAACTTCTTACCTCCGCTGTGCTGCTCATCGTGTTGCACAACATTATGGTTTAGAGACTACAGTAGCAGATAGCTTAGTTGATGGTTCTAATAGCAGGATAGTTGCGAGAAAAACACCTGAAAGCAAATATCCAGCTATTGCTTTATCAGAAGTTCCCGTTAAACAAGCAAGAAATGATATTGAGGCAGCAGAAAAGCTTAAGTTTGTCATTTGTCAAAGGCCCAAAGCTTCCCAAAATGGTGCATATGGTGCTGGAACCAACAATGGTGCGGCTAAAACTGTTGAAGAGAGGATAGATGATTACAATAAGGCACGGGCACGCATTTTCAATGGTTCCATCCCTGCAGATGTCGTAGGCCCAAGTGATTTTGGAGCTTTATCGGTTGCCAGAAACGAACCGGTGAATATTGAGCCTTCTGTTGATGAGAACAAGGGCTGCACGTTCAATAGCCGTTCCAGGGTTGCTGTTTTTAAGGACACTGAAAAAGATCGTAGTGATCCTGACTACGATCGTAACTACAAAAG GTATGTTAGGCCCCCCGTGCCTGACTATGGCGTGAGCCCAGGCGCCTTCAATTTTGCCGTGCCTCAGTTTGTGCAGTATGGTGTTGGTTATATGCAGTCTCCTAGCATGCCGAGGAACCAACCTTCTGTGTACTTTGGTCAACCTGATTTATCGATGGGATCTTCTGGAACTGCTGTTTACCCACAGTGGCCTACCCCAGCAATGATGTACCCCCATTGCTATGACAATCTTGGCCATGTGATTTCTCAG GTTCCGGTGTACCAGTCCTTCAACCATGGTTAG